One stretch of Glycine soja cultivar W05 chromosome 7, ASM419377v2, whole genome shotgun sequence DNA includes these proteins:
- the LOC114418365 gene encoding golgin candidate 3-like, giving the protein MWGTIANFKENLNKIALDVHDDDDDEEIFRAYGAGSPANGDNSVVSDRRSSRGSTRSKLGIRSPLANGIDHASLHEIEQYKAEIKKLQASEAEIKALSVNYAALLKEKEDHIFKLNKENSSLKQNLEATNAALRVSRIEGSGASTNGTYTVKGSSDQSPNQQHKLNTQRKNRYAMNNGTMSALESDAIQSEMEIKHSNLQRNHQELADLVDGYTTVAVQHAPEMQKLRLELEQERNQLANIQLKFQEEQRLNKSFQEELNVLKLERDKASKEMNKIHTELNEKVSEIKHLQLELTRRENEGGEAVDSLKRLIKTLEKENTTLKMERNEIEAELENSRKSLTDKMMSDASHIQKKDSSIFGDMPDHSKRFPGKEEMERSLQKLSKDLKETQQDRDKVVQELKRLKQHLLEKASEESDKMDEDSKIIEELRDSNNYLRAQVSHLERTLKQALASQEELKMENYSEILKSKEAINDLNKKLANCMSTIDAKNIELLNLQTALGQYYAEIEAKEHLERELAHAREEIAKLSQLLKEADHRADVSRNEKEEILAKLSQSEKVQSEWRSRVSKLEDDNAKLRKVLEQSMTRLNRMSVDSDYLVDRRIVIKLLVTYFQRNHSREVLDLMVRMLGFSDEDKQRIGGAQQGSGKGVVRGVLGLPGRLVGGILGGSSTDAAANAGSDNQSFADLWVDFLLKETEEREKRESSENTGKATANSSNKSPNTIPVTPSFSNRRFDAGTPSALQITPTNQNISPPPRGYFQHSEHFDSEFSTVPLTSSDGKTSSNLHPRY; this is encoded by the exons ATGTGGGGCACCATTGCTAATTTTAAGGAAAATCTCAACAAGATCGCCCTCGATGTTCatgacgacgacgacgacgaagaAATTTTCCGAGCGTATGGCGCCGGAAGCCCTGCCAACGGCGACAACTCCGTTGTCTCCGATCGCCGGAGTTCCCGCGGCTCCACCCGTTCCAAATTGGGGATTAGGTCGCCGCTTGCGAACGGCATcgatcatgcatctcttcatgag ATAGAACAATACAAAGCAGAAATCAAGAAACTTCAAGCATCCGAGGCGGAAATTAAAGCATTGTCAGTTAATTATGCAGCTCtcttgaaagaaaaagag gatcatatttttaaattaaataaagaaaatagctCGCTAAAGCAGAATTTGGAGGCTACAAATGCTGCTCTGCGTGTCTCCAGAATTGAAGGTTCTGGAGCATCTACAAATGGCACTTATACAGTCAAG GGAAGTAGTGATCAGTCACCCAATCAACAGCATAAGCTCAACACTCAACGGAAAAATCGGTATGCTATGAACAATGGAACCATGTCTGCTTTGGAATCTGATGCTATTCAAAGTGAAATGGAAATCAAACATTCAAATTTACAAAGAAATCATCAG GAGCTTGCAGATTTGGTTGATGGATATACCACAGTAGCTGTCCAACATGCCCCAGAAATGCAAAAGTTGAGGTTAGAACTAGAGCAAGAACGTAATCAATTGGCAAACATTCAGCTAAAATTCCaag AGGAACAGAGATTGAACAAGTCTTTCCAGGAGGAGCTTAACGTATTAAAGTTGGAAAGAGACAAA GCATCAAAGGAGATGAACAAAATACATACTGAATTGAATGAGAAAGTATCAGAAATAAAGCATCTGCAACTTGAGTTGACAAGACGGGAAAATGAAGGAGGGGAGGCTGTTGATAGCTTGAAAAGACTTATCAAAACCTTAGAGAAGGAAAACACCACACTTAAG ATGGAAAGGAATGAAATTGAGGCTGAACTTGAAAATAGCAGGAAGTCTTTAACTGATAAAATGATGTCCGATGCTTCACATATTCAGAAAAAGGATTCTAGTATTTTTGGTGAT ATGCCAGATCACTCCAAAAGATTTCcaggaaaggaagaaatggaaagatcCTTACAGAAGCTCAGTAAAGATTTAAAGGAAACACAGCAGGACAGGGACAAAGTGGTGCAGGAATTGAAACGCCTCAAACAGCATTTACTGGAAAag GCATCTGAAGAATCAGATAAAATGGATGAAGACAGCAAAATCATTGAAGAGCTACGTGATAGCAATAATTATTTAAGGGCTCAAGTATCACATCTTGAGAGAACTCTGAAGCAAGCACTTGCAAGTCAAGAGGAGCTGAAGATGGAAAACTATAGTGAAATTCTCAAGTCTAAAGAAGCCATTAATGACCTGAACAAGAAGCTAGCAAACTGTATGAGCACTATAGATGCTAAAAATATTGAACTTTTAAATCTACAGACAGCTCTAGGACAGTACTATGCTGAAATTGAAGCCAAG GAGCATTTAGAAAGGGAGTTGGCTCATGCAAGAGAAGAAATAGCTAAGCTTTCTCAACTTTTGAAA GAAGCAGATCACAGAGCAGATGtatcaaggaatgaaaaggaagaaattttAGCCAAGCTTTCACAATCTGAGAAGGTGCAATCTGAATGGAGAAGTAGAGTAAGCAAGCTTGAGGATGACAATGCCAAATTAAGGAAGGTTCTTGAGCAGAGTATGACACGGTTGAATAGAATGTCGGTAGATTCAGATTATCTTGTTGACAG GCGCATTGTGATAAAATTACTTGTAACTTATTTTCAGAGAAATCACAGCAGAGAG GTTTTGGATCTTATGGTTCGCATGCTAGGATTCTCTGATGAGGATAAGCAGAGGATCGGAGGTGCTCAACAAGGTTCGGGTAAAGGTGTTGTTCGTGGAGTTCTTGGGCTGCCGGGCCGCCTGGTTGGAGGCATCTTGGGAGGAAGTTCGACTGATGCTGCTGCAAATGCGGGATCTGATAACCAG TCTTTTGCAGATTTGTGGGTTGATTTTCTTCTCAAGGAAacagaagaaagagagaagagagaatcaTCAGAAAATACAGGTAAAGCCACAGCAAATTCTTCCAATAAAAGTCCAAATACCATCCCTGTCACTCCATCATTTTCCAATCGGAGGTTTGATGCTGGAACACCATCCGCTCTTCAAATTACTCCAACAAATCAAAACATCAGTCCTCCCCCTCGTGGTTATTTTCAGCATTCTGAACATTTTGATTCTGAGTTTTCAACAGTTCCTCTTACATCATCTGATGGTAAAACTAGTTCAAACCTGCATCCGAGATACTGA
- the LOC114418362 gene encoding sufE-like protein 1, chloroplastic/mitochondrial encodes MLSGRSNFKSSTMATNSITSSSFRLVTTRIPLSLFRKTPPLLSFPTKPFFSKPITFQRLQPTPPPQSSSSSTSASLQPIEDLPPKLQEIVHLFQSVPEPKAKYEQLLFYGKNLKPLEPQFKTNDNKVQGCVSQVWVRAYLDPNRNVVYEADSDSGLTKGLAALLVQGLSGRPVNEIIRVTPDFATLLGLQQSLTPSRNNGFLNMLKLMQRKALMLYVEAEKGGGEFNSETDVIVENSASGGESSDLGGDSEIASVPEFQGDENVELGGRGKRGIVEDSSGGESSETVDENMELWGRGKRIREKLEKELEPVELEVEDVSYQHAGHAGVRGSDGETHFNVRVVSKEFEGKSLVKRHRLIYGLLQEELDAGLHALSIVAKTPAEVEG; translated from the coding sequence ATGCTCTCTGGAAGAAGCAACTTCAAGTCTTCAACGATGGCTACGAATTCGATTACCTCATCCTCCTTCCGATTAGTAACAACGAGAATCCCTCTCTCCCTCTTCCGAAAAACCCCACCTCTCCTTTCATTCCCCACAAAACCCTTTTTCTCAAAACCCATCACCTTCCAGAGACTTCAACCAACACCACCACcacaatcatcatcatcatcaacatcagcATCCCTTCAACCCATCGAAGACCTACCTCCGAAGCTCCAAGAAATCGTGCACCTCTTCCAATCCGTCCCCGAACCCAAAGCCAAATACGAACAGCTCCTCTTCTACGGCAAGAACCTCAAACCCCTCGAACCCCAATTCAAAACCAACGACAACAAGGTCCAAGGCTGCGTCTCCCAGGTCTGGGTCCGAGCCTACCTCGACCCGAACCGCAACGTCGTCTACGAAGCCGACTCCGACTCCGGCCTCACCAAGGGCCTCGCCGCGCTCCTCGTCCAGGGTCTCTCGGGTCGACCCGTTAATGAAATCATTCGGGTCACACCCGATTTCGCCACGCTGTTAGGGTTGCAGCAGAGCTTGACCCCTTCGAGAAACAACGGGTTCTTGAACATGCTGAAATTGATGCAGAGGAAGGCTCTTATGTTGTACGTGGAAGCTGAAAAGGGGGGTGGTGAGTTCAATTCAGAAACTGATGTCATTGTTGAGAATTCTGCAAGTGGTGGAGAAAGTTCTGATCTTGGTGGTGATTCTGAGATAGCATCGGTGCCAGAATTTCAGGGTGATGAGAATGTGGAATTGGGGGGGAGGGGGAAGAGGGGCATTGTTGAGGATTCAAGTGGTGGAGAAAGTTCAGAAACTGTTGATGAGAATATGGAATTGTGGGGGAGGGGGAAGAGGATAAGGGAGAAATTGGAGAAGGAGCTTGAGCCTGTTGAGTTGGAAGTGGAAGATGTGTCTTATCAGCATGCAGGGCATGCTGGGGTAAGAGGGAGTGATGGGGAGACTCACTTTAATGTTAGAGTTGTGTCTAAAGAGTTTGAAGGGAAGAGTTTGGTTAAGAGGCATAGGCTTATCTATGGCCTGCTTCAAGAGGAGTTGGATGCTGGACTGCACGCGTTGTCGATCGTGGCCAAGACGCCGGCCGAAGTTGAAGGGTGA
- the LOC114418363 gene encoding uncharacterized protein LOC114418363 has product MALLIHSLEMSVTPQIAPNPNLKLRKFNSFKPHTKGKAIGSTRGVRIFCKVKDCAVLDENVNSYGQFSVPVKQGSKQSKEEEEEKQNYYVNVGYAIRTLREEFPDLFYRELSFDIYRDDIVFKDPMNTFIGIENYKSIFWALRFHGRMFFKALWVEISSVWQPVENIIMVRWTVHGIPRVLWESRGRFDGTSEYKLDKQGKIFEHRVDNIAMNSPPRFKVLGVEELIRSIGCPSTARPTYFEISSPP; this is encoded by the exons ATGGCCCTTCTAATCCACTCCCTGGAAATGTCCGTTACTCCCCAAATTGCCCCAAACCCTAACCTTAAGCTGCGCAAATTCAACAGCTTCAAACCCCACACAAAGGGCAAAGCGATTGGGTCAACGCGTGGTGTGAGAATTTTCTGCAAGGTGAAGGATTGTGCGGTTTTGGATGAGAACGTGAATTCGTACGGTCAATTTTCGGTTCCGGTGAAGCAAGGGTCGAAGCAGAGcaaagaggaggaggaagagaagCAGAATTACTATGTGAATGTGGGATATGCTATCCGAACTCTAAGGGAGGAATTCCCTGATCTCTTCTACAGGGAACTTAGCTTTGACATCTACAG GGATGATATTGTGTTCAAGGATCCTATGAACACGTTCATTGGTATTGAGAATTACAAATCTATCTTCTGGGCACTACGATTTCATGGCAGGATGTTTTTCAAAGCTTTGTGGGTGGAAATAAGCAGTGTATGGCAGCCTGTTGAGAACATCATTATGGTTCGCTGGACTGTTCATGGGATCCCACGAGTTTTATGGGAAAGTCGTGGTAGGTTTGATGGAACCTCTGAGTATAAACTTGACAAGCAAGGCAAGATTTTTGAGCATCGGGTTGACAACATTGCTATGAATTCACCTCCTCGGTTCAAAGTGTTGGGTGTGGAAGAATTAATTCGATCTATTGGCTGCCCCTCGACTGCAAGACCAACCTATTTTGAAATATCTTCACCTCCTTAA